Proteins from a single region of bacterium:
- a CDS encoding LacI family DNA-binding transcriptional regulator, whose product MKAVKNITMQDIATRAGVTKATVSMVINNDKRITETTRQKVLAIVRELNYYPNESARKLAKGKTDTLAFVMPRFGSPFIASIMDAFERRTYETRRYLNGIQPYSTRNEVAVLEEVLRKILYSRKADAVVLLDQIPSPALVAEFKDKRIHLVLIETKAAGAHSVRVDNHKGAQLAVQHLLQKGRKRIGLIMGNSRPDAIYEPNPVAEERLRGYQDTLKEAGISFRTELVGVVENYTPEEGADLLGKLLEKEPKLDAVFSAAGDWVAMGVLDEARRRGIRVPEDLSLVGYDDVLQARLIHPPLTTIRQSFGDIASVAFDIAMEAIDGKLLQEKHVLLEPELVLRAST is encoded by the coding sequence ATGAAAGCGGTTAAAAACATCACCATGCAGGATATCGCCACCCGGGCCGGAGTCACCAAGGCCACGGTGTCCATGGTCATCAACAACGACAAACGCATCACCGAGACGACCCGCCAAAAAGTGCTGGCCATCGTCCGGGAGCTGAACTATTACCCTAACGAGTCCGCCCGCAAATTGGCCAAAGGGAAGACCGATACCCTGGCCTTCGTGATGCCCCGATTCGGCTCCCCCTTCATCGCCAGCATCATGGACGCTTTCGAGCGTCGCACCTATGAGACCCGCCGTTACCTGAACGGGATCCAGCCCTACTCCACCCGCAATGAAGTGGCGGTACTGGAGGAGGTCCTGAGGAAGATCCTTTATTCCCGGAAGGCGGACGCGGTGGTCCTCCTGGACCAGATCCCCAGCCCCGCCTTGGTCGCCGAATTCAAGGACAAGAGGATCCATCTGGTCCTGATCGAGACCAAGGCCGCCGGTGCCCATTCGGTCCGGGTGGACAACCACAAGGGGGCCCAGTTGGCGGTCCAACACCTCCTGCAAAAGGGGCGGAAACGGATCGGGTTGATCATGGGGAATTCCAGACCGGACGCCATTTATGAGCCCAATCCAGTGGCCGAGGAAAGGCTCCGGGGATACCAGGACACCCTGAAGGAAGCGGGGATATCCTTCCGGACCGAGCTGGTCGGTGTGGTGGAGAATTACACTCCTGAGGAAGGGGCCGATCTCCTGGGCAAACTTCTGGAAAAGGAACCCAAACTGGACGCCGTTTTCAGCGCGGCCGGGGACTGGGTGGCGATGGGCGTCCTGGACGAGGCCCGGCGACGGGGGATCCGGGTCCCGGAGGACCTTTCCTTGGTCGGTTACGACGATGTGCTCCAAGCCCGATTGATCCATCCGCCCTTGACCACCATCCGGCAATCCTTCGGGGACATCGCATCCGTCGCTTTCGATATCGCGATGGAGGCCATCGATGGGAAATTACTCCAGGAAAAGCACGTTCTCCTGGAACCCGAACTGGTCCTGCGCGCCTCGACCTGA
- a CDS encoding DUF11 domain-containing protein: protein MASQVRSRNRTVHARAWLLAALCMGLAPGPAGAYKILIYYNASDFYNNYGAANLVAALTPGNTITTVSVTSGTFCPTETWTNYDQVWDWRFENAINAACPYTHGAGDFDYFSACWQTKAMNYLQNCGNLYLMGENDGFESRDQGIDAFLNATGATTGFTGCQSASGNNFANGGLYTVTGLPGASNLWTYAMGGIPVGDLSAGAVVWAHTNAGWFDSPNDRAIGIGWSGATALPGVPGPACNVGKLAMTWDQSMYDGGQYPGGHDAQTNAYFQSIVNWFGAASCSCNTPTNTPTNTATRTPTNTATRTATFTPTNTATDTATRTPTNTATNTPTPTATSTLTDTATRTATSTPTHSPTNSPTNTPTFTPTPTRTPTNTPTDTPTDTLVNTATPTNTPTVTDTHTPTSTPTDTATVTPTRTPTLTPTLTPTATPSSTPTDTPTDTLVNTATPTNTPTVTDTPTPTHSATDTATATPTRTPTQTATVTATFTPSSTPTLTPTATATSTPTDTPTMTPTATPSPTPTTDVVIAKTVSDPNPSAGVTETYTLRLVVTGGSANGVQVDDPLPAGLTFVPPAAASAGAVVYDAGTTQLTWTLPANSAPGTYTCSFQASVEQGLTCGTLVNTASLAYTGLVGQRSASAAISTQCAYTVHIGVYNEAGELVKLLPVQQATQPILNITLPTQTITGLKGTGSSIPIYYGGTLIGTWDGTTNNGTLATNGTYHLKIDNVDPQGVVTNVARMVSVDRHLVKVSTDIYNGAGEVIRHLFTYVDDPAGSVLTNVATDSDRIDPGVTGPIQVTLVNTGTPVTLTWDGTTDAGSYATPGHYQMQVHWDDGAGGTSDISRGLLVVSDVHPGDAIIAKPNVLNAKNGFQAQFIDPSGLPRTVSYHIYDLAGELVAAKDGPLGGGLNDWDASGQASGLYLAVVEIRNMNGGLMQRNILKVLVIH from the coding sequence ATGGCAAGCCAAGTCCGATCAAGAAACAGGACGGTCCACGCAAGGGCCTGGCTCCTGGCCGCCCTGTGCATGGGGCTGGCCCCCGGTCCGGCGGGGGCCTACAAGATCCTCATCTATTACAACGCCAGCGACTTCTATAACAACTATGGGGCCGCCAATCTGGTGGCCGCCTTGACTCCGGGGAACACGATCACGACCGTCAGCGTGACCAGCGGGACCTTTTGCCCGACGGAGACCTGGACCAATTACGACCAGGTCTGGGATTGGAGGTTCGAGAACGCCATCAACGCGGCTTGCCCCTATACCCATGGTGCCGGGGATTTCGATTATTTTTCGGCCTGTTGGCAGACCAAGGCGATGAACTACCTGCAGAACTGCGGGAACCTCTACTTGATGGGGGAGAACGATGGGTTCGAGAGCCGGGACCAAGGGATCGATGCGTTCCTGAACGCCACAGGGGCCACCACCGGTTTCACGGGATGCCAGAGCGCTTCCGGCAACAATTTCGCCAATGGTGGTCTTTACACGGTAACGGGACTTCCAGGCGCTTCCAATCTCTGGACCTATGCCATGGGAGGGATCCCCGTCGGGGACTTGAGCGCGGGAGCCGTGGTCTGGGCCCACACGAATGCCGGGTGGTTCGATTCGCCCAATGATCGCGCCATCGGGATCGGTTGGTCGGGGGCGACGGCCTTGCCCGGCGTTCCGGGTCCCGCCTGTAACGTGGGCAAGTTGGCCATGACCTGGGATCAGTCCATGTATGACGGGGGACAATATCCGGGCGGGCACGATGCCCAGACCAATGCCTATTTCCAGTCCATCGTCAATTGGTTCGGTGCCGCCTCCTGCAGTTGCAATACCCCCACCAATACCCCGACCAACACCGCCACCCGTACGCCCACCAACACGGCCACCCGGACCGCGACCTTCACTCCCACCAACACCGCGACGGATACCGCCACCCGGACCCCCACGAATACGGCGACCAACACGCCAACGCCGACGGCGACCTCTACACTGACCGATACCGCCACCCGGACGGCCACTTCGACCCCGACCCATAGCCCGACCAATAGTCCAACGAACACGCCAACCTTCACCCCCACTCCGACCCGCACCCCCACGAACACCCCCACGGATACGCCGACGGACACCCTGGTCAATACGGCCACCCCGACCAACACGCCGACGGTGACCGATACCCACACCCCGACAAGTACCCCGACCGATACGGCCACCGTCACCCCGACCCGCACTCCCACCCTTACGCCGACCCTGACCCCGACGGCCACTCCGTCCTCGACCCCCACCGACACCCCGACCGACACCCTGGTCAATACGGCCACCCCGACCAACACGCCGACGGTGACCGATACCCCGACGCCGACCCACAGCGCCACCGATACGGCGACCGCCACGCCGACCCGGACCCCCACCCAGACCGCGACCGTCACCGCCACTTTCACACCCAGTTCGACGCCGACCCTGACGCCCACCGCGACCGCCACCTCGACCCCGACCGATACCCCCACGATGACGCCGACCGCCACGCCCTCGCCCACCCCCACCACCGACGTGGTGATCGCCAAGACGGTCTCGGACCCCAACCCTTCCGCCGGGGTGACCGAGACCTATACCTTGCGGCTGGTGGTGACCGGCGGGTCCGCCAACGGGGTGCAGGTGGACGACCCGCTCCCCGCCGGATTGACCTTCGTCCCGCCCGCCGCGGCCAGCGCGGGGGCCGTCGTTTACGATGCCGGGACCACCCAATTGACCTGGACCCTTCCCGCCAACAGCGCCCCCGGGACCTACACCTGCTCCTTCCAAGCCTCGGTGGAGCAGGGCCTCACCTGCGGCACGCTGGTCAATACGGCTTCCCTGGCCTACACGGGCCTGGTCGGCCAACGCAGTGCCAGCGCGGCCATCTCCACCCAGTGCGCCTATACGGTCCACATCGGGGTCTATAACGAGGCGGGGGAACTGGTGAAGCTGCTGCCGGTCCAACAAGCCACCCAGCCGATCCTCAACATCACCCTCCCCACACAGACCATCACGGGACTCAAGGGGACGGGCAGCAGCATCCCCATTTATTACGGCGGGACGCTCATCGGCACCTGGGACGGAACGACCAACAACGGCACCCTGGCGACCAACGGCACCTACCACCTCAAGATCGACAATGTGGACCCGCAAGGCGTGGTGACCAATGTGGCCCGGATGGTCTCGGTGGACCGGCATTTGGTCAAGGTCTCCACCGATATCTACAACGGGGCGGGCGAGGTCATCCGCCACCTCTTCACCTATGTGGACGACCCGGCGGGGTCGGTCCTGACCAACGTGGCGACCGATAGCGACCGCATCGATCCGGGCGTGACCGGACCCATCCAAGTGACCCTGGTGAACACGGGGACCCCGGTGACCCTCACCTGGGATGGGACCACCGACGCCGGGTCCTATGCGACCCCGGGGCACTATCAGATGCAGGTCCACTGGGACGACGGGGCGGGAGGGACCTCGGACATCAGCCGCGGGCTGCTGGTCGTCTCCGATGTCCATCCGGGGGACGCGATCATCGCCAAGCCGAACGTCCTGAACGCGAAGAACGGTTTCCAGGCCCAATTCATCGATCCTTCGGGCCTGCCTCGGACGGTCTCCTACCATATTTATGACCTGGCGGGTGAATTGGTGGCGGCCAAGGATGGGCCCCTGGGCGGCGGGCTCAACGATTGGGATGCTTCCGGCCAAGCGAGCGGTCTTTACCTGGCGGTCGTGGAGATCCGCAACATGAACGGCGGTTTGATGCAGCGGAACATCCTGAAGGTCCTGGTGATCCATTGA
- a CDS encoding glycosyl hydrolase family 18 protein has protein sequence MAFFLVLGTLAGPALAKPPYPVLGYLPDYETGVTLGTLDWNDMTHVMEAFARFDGSTNITYPDGQRANLVTTAHSNNTRCMISFGGAGDSDANWQLAIGANRNKAVTSIMALVAANGYDGVDIDWEFPGAGDKANFMSFMNQLAVTLHATVGYDGQPRQLTFFISPGYFVCGVDWTTIAGYADYGVLSGYDYALSNFNGPLDDTAHYTNCAGVSVQGDILGSVGRLSAMGFPKTQLILGFPFYSTQGNADNSVLAGTQTTYYTAQAEADYSGGNTGVNTAQSFCDKMNWAFGQGMPGIAMWEIKQAYPPNSAAVSNIWAVIGGRNGCVTAFGAATSTPTNSATATPTRTATSTGTATATSTPTRTATSTGTSTPTGTPTDSATATPSATPTGTPTETPTPTDSPTVTDTPVNSYTPTSTLTDSPTGTPTATPSHTPTATPSFTPSNTPVFTATSTWTRTPTATASMTPTASFTSTDSPTPTSTPTSTATPLAPVPAPVLFPNPVLGPGPITLAVTLPAGGGLQVRFFTPAFRKVQEASFPGLPVGTSDLSLELKDRSGTPLANGLYYVVVESPRGRSVLKLLLLR, from the coding sequence TTGGCCTTCTTCCTGGTCCTGGGGACCCTCGCGGGCCCGGCCCTGGCGAAACCTCCCTATCCGGTCCTGGGTTATCTCCCGGATTACGAAACGGGCGTGACCCTGGGCACCTTGGACTGGAACGACATGACCCATGTGATGGAGGCCTTCGCCCGCTTTGACGGAAGCACCAACATCACCTATCCGGACGGCCAGCGGGCCAACCTGGTCACCACCGCCCACTCCAACAACACCCGCTGCATGATCTCCTTCGGGGGGGCGGGGGATTCGGACGCCAACTGGCAATTGGCCATCGGCGCCAACCGCAACAAGGCCGTGACCTCCATCATGGCCCTGGTGGCCGCCAATGGCTATGACGGGGTGGATATCGACTGGGAGTTCCCGGGCGCCGGGGACAAGGCCAATTTCATGTCCTTCATGAACCAGTTGGCGGTCACCCTTCACGCCACCGTGGGTTACGACGGACAGCCGCGCCAACTGACTTTCTTCATCAGCCCGGGCTATTTCGTCTGCGGGGTGGATTGGACGACCATCGCCGGCTACGCCGACTACGGGGTCCTTTCGGGTTACGATTACGCCCTGAGCAACTTCAACGGGCCCTTGGATGACACCGCTCATTACACCAATTGCGCCGGGGTCTCCGTGCAAGGGGACATCCTGGGGTCGGTCGGGAGGCTTTCAGCCATGGGATTCCCCAAGACCCAGCTGATCCTGGGGTTCCCGTTCTATTCGACCCAGGGGAACGCCGACAACAGCGTCCTGGCCGGCACCCAGACCACCTATTACACCGCCCAGGCCGAGGCCGATTATTCGGGCGGGAACACGGGTGTCAACACCGCCCAATCCTTTTGCGACAAGATGAACTGGGCCTTCGGCCAGGGCATGCCGGGCATCGCCATGTGGGAGATCAAGCAGGCCTATCCGCCCAATAGCGCGGCGGTCTCCAATATCTGGGCGGTCATCGGGGGCCGCAACGGCTGCGTGACGGCCTTCGGGGCCGCCACCTCCACGCCCACCAACAGCGCCACCGCCACCCCCACCCGCACCGCCACTTCCACGGGAACGGCCACCGCGACCTCGACCCCTACCAGGACCGCCACCTCCACGGGAACCTCCACCCCGACCGGCACTCCGACCGATAGCGCTACGGCCACGCCTTCGGCCACCCCGACCGGCACGCCGACGGAGACCCCGACCCCGACCGATTCGCCCACGGTCACGGACACGCCGGTGAACTCCTACACGCCCACTTCCACCCTCACCGATTCGCCCACGGGAACACCCACGGCCACCCCGTCCCATACCCCCACGGCGACCCCCAGCTTCACCCCGTCCAACACGCCCGTCTTCACCGCGACCTCCACCTGGACCCGGACACCCACGGCCACGGCTTCGATGACGCCGACGGCCTCCTTCACCTCCACGGATAGTCCGACCCCCACCTCGACCCCGACCTCCACCGCCACGCCCCTGGCCCCGGTCCCGGCCCCGGTCCTTTTCCCGAACCCCGTTCTCGGGCCGGGGCCCATCACCCTGGCGGTCACCCTGCCCGCCGGAGGCGGCCTCCAGGTCCGGTTCTTCACCCCGGCCTTCCGGAAGGTCCAGGAGGCATCCTTCCCGGGGTTGCCGGTGGGGACCTCGGACCTTTCCTTGGAATTGAAGGACCGGTCGGGAACACCCCTGGCCAACGGGCTTTATTACGTGGTGGTGGAAAGTCCCCGGGGCAGGAGCGTCCTGAAATTGCTCCTTCTGCGCTAA
- a CDS encoding GlsB/YeaQ/YmgE family stress response membrane protein yields the protein MSGHDLVWYLIVGLLTGSISSYLVQGHGMGFVRDTAVGIVGALLGGWLAGELGIHIGGFFSALVMAIIGAVLFLIILRAWFFSRGRKVWVLRKK from the coding sequence ATGAGCGGACACGACTTGGTTTGGTACCTGATCGTCGGCCTATTGACCGGTTCGATCTCGAGCTATTTGGTCCAGGGCCACGGGATGGGGTTCGTGCGGGATACGGCCGTGGGGATCGTGGGGGCCCTTTTGGGCGGTTGGTTGGCCGGGGAATTGGGGATCCATATCGGTGGATTCTTCAGCGCCCTGGTCATGGCGATCATCGGGGCGGTGCTTTTCTTGATCATCCTGCGGGCGTGGTTCTTCTCCCGGGGACGGAAGGTTTGGGTCCTCCGGAAGAAATAA
- a CDS encoding helix-turn-helix transcriptional regulator: MSAKTTRYWKPRPVFRILTAGITIDPPGATYGPRLSRHYEFIWIMEGDVQLHFDQKVLTGGPGMVFLRGAGVRDYYEWSPRRRTVHGYVHFDLDPARKAWLERSRPPLFRKVSGNDMLHPLMGYLLENEEQKEPLRSRLVLPALDLLLQAFATGRTQWRGQPSSTLPAAVERSLEAIRARTSKTPPEPLRLSDLASAANTTPENLCRLFQKSLQVGPLEFVKLTKLDRAANYLRRTSLGLKEIAEATGFYDAFHLSRTFKQVYGVSPKEFKGSAYNEWISQRNPIIRTLYVHSQADFLKPPPGTPPQKETLDRRDARR, translated from the coding sequence ATGAGCGCCAAGACCACCCGCTATTGGAAGCCCCGGCCCGTCTTTCGCATCCTCACGGCCGGCATCACCATCGACCCCCCGGGGGCGACCTACGGCCCCCGTCTTTCCCGCCACTATGAGTTCATCTGGATCATGGAGGGGGACGTCCAACTGCACTTCGACCAGAAGGTCCTGACCGGTGGACCGGGGATGGTCTTCCTGCGGGGCGCGGGCGTCCGGGATTATTACGAATGGTCCCCCCGCCGCCGGACCGTGCATGGCTATGTCCATTTCGACCTGGACCCGGCCCGGAAGGCCTGGCTGGAGAGGTCGCGGCCGCCCCTTTTCCGGAAGGTCTCGGGCAACGACATGCTCCATCCCCTGATGGGGTACCTCCTGGAGAACGAGGAACAGAAGGAGCCTCTGCGGAGCAGGCTTGTCCTGCCGGCCTTGGACCTGCTCCTGCAGGCCTTCGCCACCGGAAGGACCCAATGGAGGGGCCAACCCTCCTCCACCCTTCCCGCCGCGGTGGAGAGGTCCTTGGAGGCCATCCGCGCCCGCACCTCCAAGACCCCGCCCGAACCCTTGAGGCTTTCCGACCTGGCTTCGGCGGCCAATACGACCCCGGAGAACCTTTGCCGTCTTTTCCAGAAGTCCCTCCAGGTGGGGCCCCTGGAGTTCGTCAAACTGACCAAGTTGGACCGGGCGGCCAATTACCTGCGACGGACCTCCCTGGGGCTCAAGGAGATCGCGGAGGCCACGGGGTTCTACGACGCTTTCCACTTATCCAGGACCTTCAAGCAGGTCTATGGGGTCTCCCCGAAGGAGTTCAAGGGATCGGCCTACAACGAGTGGATCTCCCAACGCAATCCCATCATCCGGACCCTTTACGTCCATTCCCAGGCCGATTTCCTCAAACCCCCGCCGGGAACGCCTCCCCAAAAGGAAACTTTGGATCGCCGGGACGCAAGGCGCTAA
- a CDS encoding malectin domain-containing carbohydrate-binding protein, with product MESTFPKTRLSFGPFLALILLFLLSVPAAWAVPGGWTVSWSDEFNQVDNSSPNGATWGYDTGCSGWGNAEWENYTNSNQNSYVASDAACTDGKCLIVKAINTGGGSCGYTSARLLTSGKKTFQYGWIEARMKLPYGQGIWPALWMLGTNIGSVGWPTCGEIDIMENIGNAADQGNSHGTIHGPGYSGGAGISSTYTLPGGAKFKDGYHTFAVNWQVNQLDFYVDDILYATRTPASIPAGTTWVYNQPFFLLLNLAVGGGWPGYPDGTTVFPQEYRVDYIRVYQQGTPVPTATPTNTPTPIVASTWRVNAGGSNYTDGAGNLWVADTQYSGGTAAVPVASAINGTTDDTLYQSERYGNPFTYTFHVPAGSYQVTLKFAETYSGITAAGQRVFNVSINGTQVLSNFDIFAEVGSNTADDKVFNNVAPSGGMITIQLGPSSVDNAKVDAIQIVPMPATPTFTSTRTSTPTSTFTRTSTWTMTATPTSTPSLTNTPTFTASRTSTPTSTASSTASATPSSTPTKSNTPSWTASSTSTRTPTWTLTTLPSSTPSSTATATFSSTSTGTSTFSMTPVLSATGTATGTSTPSGTATPSPTSTQSMTFTGTATGTYTFSPTGTPTTIHSFTPTSSSTPTSSLTPTSTHTWTLTGTFTYTPTPTVTPTLTATSSWTPTSTFTFTRTPTPSSTPTFTPTWTASATRTWTSTATASWTSTPTPIPAPVLYPNPWDGDSPLSLGIALPPGSEVHLRLWTSAFRMVWSDQVTVSGTGNEHMTLFLPKVANGLYYLGVESKGKHWVLKLLVLR from the coding sequence ATGGAATCGACCTTCCCCAAGACCCGCCTTTCCTTTGGGCCCTTCCTTGCCCTGATTCTCCTTTTTCTCCTGTCCGTCCCGGCCGCCTGGGCCGTTCCCGGCGGCTGGACCGTTTCCTGGTCCGACGAGTTCAACCAGGTCGACAACAGCTCCCCCAATGGGGCCACCTGGGGTTACGACACGGGTTGCTCGGGTTGGGGCAACGCTGAATGGGAGAACTACACCAACAGCAACCAGAACTCCTATGTCGCCAGCGACGCGGCCTGCACCGACGGCAAATGCCTGATCGTCAAGGCCATCAACACCGGGGGCGGCTCCTGCGGCTATACCTCGGCCCGCCTGCTCACCTCGGGCAAGAAGACCTTCCAATACGGCTGGATCGAGGCCCGCATGAAACTGCCCTATGGCCAGGGCATCTGGCCCGCGCTCTGGATGCTGGGGACCAACATCGGGTCCGTGGGTTGGCCCACCTGCGGCGAGATCGACATCATGGAGAACATCGGGAACGCCGCCGACCAGGGGAACAGCCACGGCACCATCCACGGGCCCGGCTACTCGGGCGGGGCCGGCATCTCCTCCACCTACACCCTGCCCGGCGGAGCCAAGTTCAAGGACGGCTACCACACCTTCGCGGTGAACTGGCAGGTCAACCAGTTGGACTTCTACGTGGACGACATCCTCTACGCCACCCGCACCCCGGCCTCCATCCCGGCAGGGACCACCTGGGTCTATAACCAGCCCTTCTTCCTGTTGCTCAATCTGGCGGTGGGCGGGGGATGGCCCGGCTATCCGGACGGCACGACGGTCTTTCCGCAGGAGTACCGCGTCGACTACATCCGGGTCTATCAGCAGGGGACACCGGTACCCACCGCGACCCCCACGAACACCCCGACGCCCATCGTGGCCTCGACCTGGCGGGTGAACGCCGGTGGATCGAACTACACCGACGGGGCGGGGAACCTCTGGGTCGCGGACACCCAGTATTCGGGCGGGACCGCGGCGGTCCCCGTGGCCTCGGCGATCAACGGGACCACCGACGATACCCTTTACCAGAGCGAGCGTTATGGCAACCCCTTCACCTATACCTTCCATGTCCCGGCGGGTTCCTACCAGGTGACCTTGAAGTTCGCCGAGACCTACAGCGGCATCACGGCGGCGGGGCAGAGGGTCTTCAACGTTTCCATCAACGGGACCCAGGTCCTGAGCAATTTCGACATCTTCGCGGAGGTCGGGTCCAACACCGCCGACGACAAGGTCTTCAACAATGTCGCGCCTTCGGGGGGGATGATCACCATCCAGTTGGGGCCTTCCAGCGTGGATAACGCCAAGGTGGACGCCATCCAGATCGTCCCGATGCCGGCGACGCCCACCTTCACGTCCACCCGAACCTCGACCCCGACTTCTACATTCACAAGGACCTCGACCTGGACCATGACCGCAACGCCCACCTCGACGCCCAGCCTGACGAACACTCCCACCTTTACGGCATCGAGGACATCCACTCCCACCTCCACGGCGTCGTCCACGGCGAGCGCAACGCCCTCCAGCACTCCAACAAAATCCAATACACCCAGCTGGACTGCGTCCTCGACGTCCACAAGGACCCCGACCTGGACCCTGACCACCTTACCGTCCTCGACGCCGAGTTCGACGGCCACGGCGACTTTTTCCAGCACCTCCACTGGAACTTCCACCTTTTCCATGACCCCGGTCCTGAGCGCCACGGGCACGGCCACCGGGACCTCGACCCCTTCAGGGACCGCGACACCCTCCCCGACGTCCACCCAGTCGATGACCTTCACGGGCACGGCAACGGGGACATACACCTTTTCGCCAACGGGGACTCCCACCACGATCCATTCTTTCACGCCCACCTCCAGTTCAACTCCGACCTCTAGCTTGACCCCCACGTCCACCCATACCTGGACCTTGACCGGGACCTTCACCTATACCCCTACCCCCACGGTTACGCCGACCCTGACCGCCACCAGCTCTTGGACCCCGACCTCGACATTCACCTTCACCCGGACGCCCACCCCCAGTTCCACGCCGACCTTCACCCCTACCTGGACCGCATCGGCCACCAGGACCTGGACATCCACGGCCACTGCTTCCTGGACCTCGACCCCCACACCCATCCCGGCGCCGGTCCTTTACCCGAACCCGTGGGACGGGGACTCTCCCCTTTCCTTGGGGATCGCTCTGCCTCCCGGGTCCGAGGTCCATCTGCGGCTTTGGACCAGCGCCTTCCGCATGGTCTGGAGCGACCAGGTGACCGTCAGCGGAACGGGGAACGAACACATGACCCTCTTCCTTCCGAAAGTGGCCAACGGCCTCTATTACCTGGGTGTGGAGTCCAAGGGTAAGCATTGGGTCCTGAAGTTGTTGGTGTTGCGTTAA